The Streptomyces sp. NBC_00659 genomic interval AGGTGTAGCCGGGTTGGCGACGACGGGGCGAGCGCCGGAACACCGCGCTGGCAGAGATGAGGGCGAGGAGCAGGCCGAAGGGCCAACGCAGCATGTCCCAGGCGGTCTTGGCGCCTCCGTCGACGTGATAGACCGTCACGACGGCGGACGCCAGGTCGCCGCCGGCCACCATCAGGACGAAACCGAGGCCGAGCGGGATGCCCGCGCTCAGGGACATGACCAGGCCGCGCAGATACTTCCGGTGGAAGACGCGGTCGCGCTCGTTGCCGTAGATCCGGTTGGCACCGCGTTCGATCTGGCACATCGCGGTGGTCACGTTGACCAGGGAGAAGGCCAGCCCGAACCACAGGGCGACCTGCGCCCCGTCGCCCGCCGTGTGCCGGCTGCGGCGCAGCGCGTCGTCGACGACGTCGGCGCTCGGGCCCGCGGCGATCTTGCGGATCGTCAGTTCGGCGACTCTGCCGATGTTCTCGGTGTGCAGGGCGGAGGACAGGCCCACGAACGCGATGGCGAGCGGGATCAGGGCCAGTACCGTCTGGAGGGCGAGCGCACGGGAATGGCTGAACCCGTCGGCGTAGCGGAACCGGATGAACGCGTCGCGCAGCAGCGGCCAGCCGCCGTACCGGCGCAGCGACGCCAGGGCCTCGTCGGCCGAGAGCTCGTCGCCGGACATGGCACGGGTCTCCGGGACCTTCGTCGCGGTACCCATTCACTTCTCCCGGGAGGGCAGCAGGACGGTCAGGGCGCCGGGCCGGACCTCGGCGGTGAGGCGCTGGCCGGGGCCCACCGGATCCCCGTCGAGCTCCCTGGACTGCGGCGCGTCGAAGGTGAGTTCGGCCCGTCGGAAGGTGAAGAACTCCACGGGGAGCCCGTGACGGTCGTCGCCCTCGGCCGTGAGGGTGCTCGCGGTGGACGGCCGCCGGGACACGGCGCGTCCGCGCAGCAGTGTCCGGACGGCCCGCAGCCAGCCGCCGGGTCCCCGCGGGTCGAGGACGAGGAGGTCGAGCAGCCCGTCGTCGGGACGGGCGGCGGGCAGCAGGGTGACTCCGCCCTGGACGGTTCCCACGTTGGCGACGAGCACCATGCGGGCCGTGCGGCGGAAGGCGGGGGACCCGTCCAGCCGAATCGTCACCCGCATACGGGGCGTGCGCAGCGTTCCGAACCCGGCCAGCGCGTAGGCGGGCCAGCCGAGGGCGGCCTTGGCGCGAGGATCGGTGTGCTCCATCATCGCGGCGTCGAGCCCGGCCCCGGCCATGGCGGCGAACCGGGTGGCGGGCAGGCCGTCGCCCTCGATGCTTCCGAGGTCGAGCCGGCGCGGACCGCCGCTCAGCGCGGCTTCGAGCGCGGCGACCGGGGAGAGCGGCAGACCGAGATTGCGGGCCAGCAGATTGCCCGTGCCGCAGGGGACGACGGCCAGGGGAACACCGCTGCCGGCCAGGGCGTCGGCGACCGCGCGGACCGTTCCGTCCCCACCGCAGACCACGACGAGTGTCGCGCCCTCGCGGACCGCGCGGGCGCTCTGTCCGGCCCCGGGATCGTCCGCGGTGGTCTCCAGGAACATGGGCTCGCGGTGGCCGTGCCGTTCCAGGGTCCGCCGCAGTTCGTGGCGCTCGGACTCGTCGGTCACCGTGGGGTTGAGGATCACGGCGGTCGTGCCGGGGGGACGCTCGGCGACGGTCCGTGCGGAGCGTGTGCCGGACGGCCGGGCGGTCACGGACCGGTCGGCGAGCAGGGCGCGCCCCACGATCAGCAGGGACAGCCCGCCGTTGACGAGGCCGCCCAGCACGTCCGTGGGGTGGTGCATGCCCCGGTAGAGCCTGGCCGCGCCCACGAGCAGCGGCAGGAGCAGCAGCAGCCCGGCCACGACCCTGCGCCACGGCCCGCGGACCCGGGACAGCACGAGAATCGCCAGACCCGCGTAGAGCGCGGTCGCCGCCCCGGTGTGCCCGGAGGTGTAACTCGACGTGGGCGGCGACGCGTCGAGGCGGTCCACGTCCGGCCGGTTGCGGTCCACCGACTCGGTGATGGCCAGGAAGACCAGCGACTGGAGCGAGACGGCGACGGCGAGGAAGACCGCCTGACGCCACATCGGGAGGCGGGGTATCAGGAGCAGCCCCAGGCAGGCCAGCAGCGTGAGGGCGACGACCGTGAGGGTGTTGCCGGCCTCCGAGGCGATGGAGGACAGCGTGGTGAGGGTCCCGGTGCGGGCCTGTTCGAGGCGCTCGTTGACCGTGTCCTCGGCGGTCAGTGGCCAGAGTCCGCGGGCGGGACCGGTGATCAGCAGTCCGAGGCCCACCATCGACGCGGCCTGGCCCGCGGTCAGTGCGGCGACGCGGGCGGTGGTCCGGCCGGTGCCCCGGGGCAGTGCGAACGAGCGGGCGGAGCCCACGGCTTCGGCGCGGCCGCCGGTCACTTCGGCGGCTCCGTCCGGTACGGCGGTCGGCATCGGGGACTCCCAGGGGCAGCGCACTGCGGCCGTTTGCCGCCCGGGACGCGCTTCCTCCCGGGTCCACGGCCGTCTGCCCCCGATGGCCCTGGACAGGCCTGTCACGGCGTGGATCGGGACGAAAGCCCCCGGTCCTCGCGGTCGTCCCGCCCCGGGGCGGAGCCACCGCGTCGCGCCGGGAACGGCTCCGCCCCGGGCGGAGCGACCACGCGGTCGCTCCGCCCGGGGCGGTCGTCTCCGGGCGGACGGTGCCCGGCGGCCGTACGGGGACCGGTCAGCGGGCTCCGGTGCTCGGCTCAGCCGTGGTACGAGATGTAGCCGTTGCCGTCACGGTCGTTGGCCGACTTGGTGTACGAGTGGACGTCGGCACGGGCGCCGGACGACTTGTACAGGTAGATGCTGTCCTTGTCGTTGTTCCAGATGAAGTTGCAGTTCTGGCGGTAGACGACGTTGCCGGCGTCCGAGGCCGTGCCGTGGCCGCCGCGGAGCTTGATGTAGTCCCCGGGCTCCAGGTAGTGGTTCGCCGTGAAGGTGAACTTGTTGCCCGTCGCGTCCTTGACGACGTAACCCTTGAGGTTGACGGTCGTGCCGGACGAGTAGTTCTTGATGGTCAGGTACTCGCTCTTGGTGTTGCCGCTGGAGCAGTTGTTGGAGTCCCGGCCGGGCGCGTCGTACTGGACGCCCTTGATCTTCAGCGCGGACGAGTACTCCGTGGCCTGGGCCGGAGCCGTGGCGATCGCGGTGAGCGTGCCGACAGCGGCTGCGGTGACGGCCAGGGCATTGCGGATACGCATGAGGAATCCCCCCTCAGTGGTACGGATGGAGCCCCAGGAGCATACCGATGATGTGATCAACATATGACGGAGATGTGTGGGACTCGTAAGCGTCCGCCGGTCCTGGGGGCGCTGTGACTTCGCCCACCTCCTCTTGTCCCGACAAGAAAGGCATACCTAAGTTCTCTCCCATGGCCCCACAGAACCCCTCGCTTCCCACCGGCCCCGCCTCCGGGCTGGTCGAGTTCTCCGTCGACCTCACGGCCCAGGAGGTCCTGCGGCAGGCCCAGGTCCTGGCCGCCCTCGGTCCCGACTGGGACCCCATGGAGGTGATGCGCCAGGAGGAGGCCGCGTACGCGCTTCTGTACTCCGGTCTCGACGAGCGGCAGCAGCGCGTGTACGACGACCTCGTCGCGGCCGGCGTACTTCCCCGTCGCGGAGACGGCCGTGCTGCCGCTTGACCCGCAGGCGGACATCGGGCGGCGCGCCTGGGTGACCTGCCCGAACTGTGCCGACAGCCGCGGATGCGCCTCCTGCGAGCAGCGGCGGTCGTGTTCCGACCACTGGCGCTACCTGCTCTCCACCACCGGAAGCCTGCTCCACCTCCAGTGCCCCTCGTGCACCCATGTCTGGGCCCACGAGACCGGATTCGGCGCCACCCGCTCCTGGTGGAGCCGCGTCACGGGCGGCCGCCCCGGACGCTGACCCGGCGGGCCGGTATCGCGGGCGCGGGATGCGCCCACCCCCGATGACCCGCACGTCACGGCGGGGTTATCCTCAAGGGCCCCAGGCGGGTCGAACTCGTCCGACGCGCCGCTGTGGGAAGATCGCAACCCCGCACGACAGCAGTCCGGGCCCGCGCACGCCATCGCTCGAAGATTCGAGGACGCTCGCGGCCCACCGGTGAATGACGGACCGGCCCGCGCGGGTAAAGAAACTCCATGCGCATCTGCGCGAACATCCCACTGCCGAAGGACTGCCGGTCTTGGACCTCCCATACTCAGAATCTCCTGCCGCGCGACGTCCGGGACGCACGTGGACCGTCCGCATCTCCGGCCACAGCGACCGCACCGCGTCGGTCACCTGCTCCTCTCCCTGCGCCATGCCGCCGCGGTCCCGTGACCTCGCCGCGCTGCGCCGCTTCGCCGAGGCCCACGTCGGGGCCCATGCCCGCGCGGCCACCGTGCACGCGGACGCCGCCTGCGCCTGCCGGCAGACGCAGTGCGCCTCCCACGAGGGCAGTCAGGTGCACTGCATGGGCAGTGTGCTGCTGGTGCTGCGCCATGATCCGGCCATTGCCCAGGTGTGGAACCTGATGGAAGTCTGCGCCGCCTGCGCCCCGTTGATGACGCACACCCGTGTCCTGGGCCGCGCGGTGCCGCGCACCCGGACGCCGTCCACGCCCCCCGCGCCGACGGCCGCCGCCGGTGCCCCCGCGGCCGCTCCCGCGGTCCCCGGCGGATTCAGCGCCCCGAGCGGCCCCGGTTTCAACAGCGCGGACGCACCCCCGGCACCGTCACGTCGCCGTGCCGGCGGACATGGCCGCCCCCAGCCCCGGCAGGGCCGGCGGGACCAGGGAAGATCTCGCGGCTGACCACCCGGCCGGCCCGCACCGGGCCGACCCGCGGTCCCACCGCCACCGGGCCGGCCCGCGCACAGGTCGTACCGGAGGGGGCGCAAGGCCCAGGTCGGGACATTTCGTGAACAGCACCTGATCGGTTGAGAGTTCACCATCGACTGAAAGGTGTTGCATGACTTTGCGCAATTCTTGCAGGCGTTGCAAGGTGGCACGCGGCGCGGCTCCACGGCCGCCGCTCTCGCCGACCTGAAGGACGCCCCCATGTTCACCAGCAGCCGCCTCATCCATCCGCGCGGGCTCAGGACGGCTCTGGGCCTGTCCGTCGCGATCGTGGGCCTGACGGGTGCCGCCGGGGCGCCCGCCGCCGCGCGAGACGCCGGACAGGGGTTCCTCGCGGGCGATGCCGTCGACGCGACCCCCGTTCCGGACTGCGTCCACTACTACAGCGACTGGCGCTACACGACCGTCGTCAACGACTGCGACACCACCGTGGACGTCACCGTCCAGTACACCGACGGCCAGGGCGCCCCGTGCCGCACCCTGCTTCCCCGGGCGATCGCCACCTTCGCCGGCTACGGCCCCCAGCTCAACTACGTCACCGGTCTGAGCGCCTGCACACCGTCGAGCGTGTGAAGCCGCCGCACACCCGGCCGGCCCGGGCGGCGGGATTCCCCGTGCCCGTGCCAGGGTCCGCGGTCCGCGCCGGCCGAACGCCGTCACGCCGCCGGGCGGGTGCCCGGCCCCGTCACGGGCAGTGGTACGTGAGCTTCGTCGACACCGTGCGGCGCACCGGCGACAACAGGTGCAGCTCGGCGCGTGCCGCGTAGCTGCCGTCGCCCTGGAACGTCCACAACAAGTGCAGTTCCGCCTGCTTCTGGTGACGCGTCAGATCCTCGTGCAGGACGTCCGAGGAGGTGCCGTCGCTGCGGACCCAGCGGTACGTGAGTTCGCCGGGAACGCCGTTGGTGGTGACGACGCCCGTGATGTCGGCGGTCTCGTCGCAACCGGGCGAGGGTGTCACGGCGGCGACCGCGACGCTTTCCACCCCGAGGGACGGCGCGGAGCGATGCCACAGGAGAAGGGCGACGACGGCCAGCAGCACCACGGCCGGCAGCGCGTGCCGGCGCCAGGTCCGGCGGCGTACCGGCACGGCCGCGGGAGTCACGGCGACCCGGCGCATGGTGTCGGCGTTCACGCCGGGGCCGAAACGCATCAGGGTGCCCTCGACCCGGTCGGGCGCGACGGCCCCGGCCTCGGTGCCCGACAGCGCGACCGTGGGCGAACTCCCGGTGAGGGCAAGCGTGTCGGAGGAGTCCGGCCGCTGGATCCAGTGGCTGCCGAGCACGGTCGCGCTGTAGTCGTCGTCGGGGGAGTGGGCGCCCGGGGCGCCGTAGTTGTCGTTCATCGCAGGGAGCACCGCCGGGTCAGGAGCTGTTGCCAGGCGCCGCCGTCGGCGGAGGCCGGCTGGGTGCCGGCCCGGACGCCCCAGTAGCAGCCCGCTCCCTGGAACGTGTGGTCGAGGACGATGGTGTACTGGGTCGAACCGCTGCGCCGGTACGTCTCGGCCGCCCCGTCCTGGGTTCCGGCCTGCCCGCTGACCTCACCGGTGAACCACGCGACCGTGAGGGTGACCGGCCCGGTGCCGTCGGTGGTGACGGTGGCCGTCGCCGCCGCGGTCGCCGTGCCCGTCTGCCGGAACTCGCCGAAGGTGACGGACTTGACGTTGACGGTGAGGGTGGGTGACGGGGACGTCGTGGTGGGCTCGGACGTCGTCGTGGCCGGTGGCGTCGGAGGCGCCACGGTGGCCGACGGGGACGCCGAACCGGACGCCGAGGCCGACGCCGACGGTTGCGCGGTGGCGTCCGTGGCCGAACCGGAGGGCGAGGGCGAAGCCGACGCGGACGGCGAGGAGGACGGCGTCGGGGACCCGGGGTCCGCCGTCGCCGTGGGGCCGCTGTCACCGGCCGGCTGCGCGCTGGTGGTGGCCAGTGCCTCCGCGGCCCTTCGGGGCGTGCCGAAGTCCGGGGCGTGCCGGTCGACGCCGTACGTCAGCAGGATGGCCGCGACGAGCGCGGCCCCGGACACGAGCAGCGCGCGCAGACTCGGCTGCCAGGCCCGGAGCCAGTCGGGTGCCCTGCCGAGGACCGTGCGCGCCGCGTCCGTGGCGTGGCGCGGCACGGAGGGGGTGGAGGGGACCAGCAGAAGGCACAGGGCCGCGAGCGCCGCGAGTCGTCGGCGGCCGCGCTCCTCCCAGTCCGGGCCGTACGCGCCGCCGGCCGTGGCCTCGAGTTCCGCGACGAAGTCCTCGGCGTGGGCGGGCCGTTGGTCGGGAGCCTTGGCGAGGCCGCGCTGGACGAGGGAGCGGACCGGCTCGGGGACCTCGTCGGCGGGGATGACCCCGTCCACGTGCTGGAGGGCGAGTTCGGCCAGGTTCTGGCCCGTGTAGGGCTTGCGGCCGGTCAGGCACTCGAAGAACGTCGCGGTCGCGGCGTACACGTCGGCGGCGGGTGAGGCGGGGGCGCCGGTCCACTGCTCGGGAGCCATGTACGACGGCGTGCCCGCGATGCCGGCCGTGGTGCCGTCGGAGGCGGCGATCCCGAAGTCGACGAGTTTCGACGTGCCGTCGGTGCGGACGAGGACGTTCTCCGGCTTGTAGTCACGGTGGACGACGCCGATGCGGTGGGCGTCGGCGAGGCCGAGCAGAGAACCCTTGAGAAGGACGAGGGCGGCTTCCGGATCGAGGGGAGCCTGCCGGCCGAGCAGGGCCCGCAGACACACCCCGTCCACCAGTTCCATGACGATGGCCGCGCCCTCGGGCCCCTCCACGTACTCGTAGAGGCCGGCCACATGGTCGCTGCGCAGCCCGCCGAGCAGCCGGGCCTCCGCCCGGAACTCCTGCACGAAGCCCGGACGCGTGCGCAGCGACTCGCTGAGGTACTTGACCGCGACCGGATGGCCGGTCTCCTCGTGCACGGCCAGCGCGACGCGTCCGCTCGCCCCCGAACCGAGCTCGCGGGACTCGGTGTAGCCCGGTACCGCCCAACCGCTCATGACCCATGCCTCCCCGGGACGTGGGGCCCGTGAGGCATTCCGGTGCCCCCGCGCTCCAGTCGTGTGCTGTGAGACACGATCGGGGCCGCTTCGGTTGCAGGCGGCGTGGAACGGATCGCCCGGTGTCCGTCACCCCAGTTCGGCGAGGTCCTCGGCGGTCAGTTCGAGTGCTCCGGCGGCGATGTTCTCCTCCAGGTGTGCCAGGGAGCCGGTGCCGGGGATGAGGAGGATGTTGGGCGACCGGGCCAGCAGCCAGGCCAGGGCCACCTGGGGTGTGGTCGCCCGGTGGCGGGCGGCCACGGCCTCCAGGTGCTCGGCGGTGACCGGCTGGAAGCCGCCGACCGGGAAGAAGGGGACGTAGGCGACGCCGGCCTCCGCACAGGCATCGACCAGGGGATCGTCACCGCGCTGGGACAGGTTGTAGAGGTTCTGGACACAGGAGATCGGCGCGGTCTTGCGGGCCTCGGCGAACTGGTCGGCCGAGATGTTGGAAACGCCCAGATGCCGGATCAGGCCCTCGTCCCGCAGCGCCAGCAGCGCTTCCAGCGGCTCGGCCAGGGAAGCCCCGCCGGCTTCGCCGACATCACCCATCCGGAGGTTCACCACGTCCATCCGGTCCAGGCCGAGTGAGCTGAGGTTCGCCTCGATACCACGGCGCAGATTGCCGGCGGTCAGGCCCGTCATCCGGTCCGCGGGCAGGGCGATGTCGGCGCCCTCCACCAGGGCGCCCACCTTGGTCACGATCACCAGGTCGTCCGGGTAGGGGTGCAGTGCCTCCCGGATCAGCTCGTTCGCCGACACCCCGTCACGTGCGTAGTAGTACGAGGTGTCGATGTGGTTCACCCCGAGCTCCACGGCACGGCGCAGAATGCCCAGTGAGGTGTCCCGGTCCGGCCGCTCGCCCCGCGGCCAGCCGGTCAGCTTCATCGCGCCGTAGCCGATGCGCGCGACGCCCAAGTCGCCGCCGAGTTCCCATCGTTCAGTCGTCACGACCACCACCCTAGGTCCTGTCGTCCGGCCTGCCGCGTACGGCCCGCGTCCGCACGGCGCGCGACACTCCGATGCGCGCCCTGTGCGAGGCGTTCCCGTGAGTCGGTCGAGGACAAGCCGGGGCATACACGAGACGCTGCCCCTGAGTACCGTCCGGACCCGACAACCGAGTCGCCTCCGTTTCCCGGCCCGCACCGCCGCGGCCCCGCACCAAGGAGTCACCCGTGACCGAGTCACCTTCGACCTCGGCAGCCGACGACGCGTACCGCTTCGAGGACCTGCGCGCGCTGTTCATCAACTGCACCCTCAAGCCGGCACCTCAGCTGAGCCACACCGAAGGGCTGGTCGACAAGAGCAGCGCGATCATGGAGGCGCAGGGAGTCACCACCGAGGTCGTACGCGCCGTCGACCACGACATCGCCCCGGGCGTCTACCCGGACATGACCGAACACGGATTCGCCACGGACGACTGGCCCGCCATTCAGGAGCGGGTGATGGCCGCCGACATCCTCGTCCTCGCCGGGCCGATCTGGCTCGGTGACAACAGCTCGGTCACCAAGCAGGTCGTCGAGCGGCTCTACAGTGGTTCGGGAGTGCTCAACTCCGCGGGTCAGTACGCCTACTACGGGCGTGTCGGCGGCTGTCTGATCACCGGCAACGAGGACGGTGTGAAGCACTGCGCGATGAACCTCCTCTACAGCCTCCAGCACCTCGGCTACACCATCCCGCCGCAGGCCGACGCCGGCTGGATCGGGCCGGCGGGGCCCGGCCCCTCGTATCTCGACCCGGGTTCGGGCGGTCCCGAGAACGACTTCACCAATCGCAATACCACCTTCATGACCTGGAACCTGATGCACATGGCGGCCCTGCTGAAGCGGTCCGGCGGCATCCCCGCCCACGGCAACCAGCGTTCGCGATGGGACGCGGGCTGCCGCCCGGACGCCCCGAATCCCGACTACCGCTGAGGCAGGGACTGCGGGCGGACGGTCCTGTGCCGGACACCGGCGGCGTCGACGGTTGTCCGGCACAGGGGCGTCGACGGTTGTCCGGCACGGGAACGGGAAACGCGGGCCGCCGGTGCCGCCGGCCGGCCGGGCGCCGGACTCAGGGCGCGGGCCAGTTGCGCAGCAGGGCGTCGAGGGCGTCCAGGACGCGCGCCCAGCTTTCCCCCGAGTCAGGGGCGCTGTGGCTGAAGCCTCCACTCGACTCCAGGCTCACATAGCCGTGGAACACACTGCCCAGCATCCGGACCGCGTGAGTCTCGTCCGGTTCCGTGAGGTCGTAGCCCCGCAGGATCGCCCGCATCATCCGCGCGTGCTTGACGCCCGCGCTCGCCGCCGCGGTCTCGGGGTCGAGCCTGAGCTGTGCGGCGGCGTAGCGGCCGGGGTGTTCCCTGGCGTAGTCGCGGTAGACGTTCGCGAAGGCGGTCAGCGCGTCCCGGCCGGCCCGGCCCGCCAGCGCGGCGGCACCCCTCTCGGCGAGTTCGTCCAGGGCGAGCAGGGCGATGCGGGTCCTGAGGTCCTGTGAGTTCCTGACGTGCGAGTACAGGCTCGCCACCTTGACGTCGAACCGCCTGGCCAGCGCCGAGACGGTCACCTGATCGAAGCCGACCTCGTCGGCCAGCTCCGCCCCCGCTTGTGTGAGGCGTTCGGTGTTCAGTCCCGCGCGGCCCATGTCCTTCCTCTCCCTCGGCGTAACCGATTATGCATTTGCCTAAAGCTTATAGGCAAATTACCGTGAGTTGTATGAAGCCGTTGACCGAGCAAGAGATCCGTACCGCGTTCGTGAACTGCACCAAGGGTGAGGCGAAGCGCCTCTCCGTCCCGCGCGATCTGGCGGAACGGCCCTGGGACGACCTGGACTACCTCGGCTGGCGGGACCCCCAGGCGCCCGACCGCACCTACGTCGTGGCCGAGTCGGGTGGCGGTCTGAAGGGCCTCGTGCTGCGCTGCCCCAGCGCGACGGTGGGGCAGTTGCGGCGCAGCATGTGCTCGATGTGTGTGACCACCCACACCGGAGGCGTCTCCCTGATGGTCGCGCCCAAGGCGGGCAAGGCCGGGCAGCAGGGCAACTCGGTCGGTGCCTACATCTGCAGCGACCTCGCCTGTTCGCTGTATGTGCGGGGCAAGCGGGACGCGGGCGCCGGAGGGCGGATGCACGAGTCGCTGACGCTGGAGGAGAAGATCCAGCGGACCGTGGCGAACCTCGCGGCGTTCATCGCCAAGGTGACGGCCTGACCGTGCGTCGGACGGCGGCGGGCCGCGGCGCGAACGCCGCGGCCGCGGCACCGGACTTCACCGGCTCCCGCGGGACCTCGTCAGGTCCTCGCGGCGGCGGGGACCGCCTTCGGGAGAGGGCGCATCAAGGGGGTGTGGTGCGTGGTCGCACGGGACACACGCCGAGGGTCCTCGCGAGCGCTTGACCGTTCGCCCACAGGGCCCGGGAGGCCGCGTGGACGCACAAGTCCCGCACGGCGAACCGGGGGCGATCCGTTCAGGCGCCGTCCGTCTTCGCCTCTGCCTCGACCTTCGCCTCCGCCTTCGCCGGCTGTTCCGTGCCGGGCGACGGCTCTTCGGCGTCGACGGCCGTGTAGAACACGGAAGTGCCCTGCTTGGCGCGGTGGGCATGGCTCTTGGCCACGAGGTTCTCGAGGGTGGTCCGGACGACATTGGTCTGGATGCGACGCTCGGGGTGGGTCTGGCCCAGTGCCGTGGAGACCTCGGCGGCGGAGCGCGGTTCCCGCTGCTCCGTGAGATAGCGGCGGATGAGTTCGATGAGGGTGGGCTGTGCCGAGGCGGCCTCGGCCGCGGGCTTCCCGGCCGCGGACGTCCGCGGCGTCGTGGCCTTCGCGCTGTCGGCCTTCCTGGTCCGTGCGCGCTTGCCCTCGGCGGACTTGCCGGGAGTCTTCTGACGGGGCACCGAGGTCGCCGCCGTCGGCTCGGGGCCGGTCTCGACGGGCGCGGTGGTGGCCCCCAGCGCCTGATGCAGGTTGGTCAGGACCGCGTGGTCGTGGCGCAGAGCGTTCAACTGCTCCTGAAGCGCCTCCATTTCCCCACCGATGCGCTCCTGTTCCTTGGCGTTGCGCTCCAGGTCGGCGACCACCTGGGCCGTGTACTGCGATGTCAGTTCGGTGGGAGTCTTGGTGTCGGGCACGATGGGACCTCTCTTCGATGCGCGGTCGCACATGAACACACCGGGAAGGTGCCGTGGGGCAGGGCGTGTTGGTGTCGACCGGGCTGCATGGCTGGGCGACCGCACGTGGTGCGTATGCCCCGGCTTACAGATAGTACGGACAGTGTTGGCCCGTTGTTCCTTTCGCGTGCGGGTTCGCCCCAAAGGGGAGTTCGGGTCGTTCCGCGGGACCGACTCCCTCCGCGCCGTCCGGGCCCGGTTCCGGGCACATGAGTGCCCTGCCCGAACTCCTCGGCTGGGCAGGCGTGGAGGGCCGCCGCGATGTGCCGAAGCGATCGGTGACGGTGCTGACTGTACGCATGTCCCGTGGGTACACGACCCGTACGGGAGACACGGACGACACCGGCGGAAGCGAGGTCGCGTCATGGCGGTCAAGGCGATGGGCTGGGCGCACTCGTTCCCGGTCTCCGGAGGGGTGAGCGCCGGGCGACGCTGGACCCGTGGGCACCTGGAGTCCCTGGCGTGGACGGCGGAGGAGCCCGAGACGGTGGACGCCGTCGTGCTGACGGTCTCCGAGCTGCTCACCAACGCCCACATCCACGCCCGGAGCGACGCCCACCTCGTTCTCACCTGGGACGGCGACTGCCTGCACGTGAGTGTCCACGACGAGGACTCCACACCGCCGCTCCAGCGTGACCCGGAGCCGGGAGCGCTGTCCGGCCGCGGGGTGGGCATCGTGCGGATGCTCGCCGACGGGTGGGAGATGAAATGCCAGCGGCACGGGAAGACGGTCACGGCGTGTTTCCGTCCGTCAGGCGCCCGGCAGCGCGGTGACGGCGGCTGAGGCCTGCTTCCTCCCCGCCGGCGCCCCGAACTGCGTACGGCGAGTCCGCCGGAGTCCGCCCGGACGGCCCCGCCCGCCGGGCGTGGCCCCGGCCCGCCGCCTATCGTGAACGGGTGAGTGGCTCCAGCGTTCCGCCCGAGCGCGGGGATGGCGCACACCGGCCGGAACATCAGCGGACCGACTACGCGGGTGCCATCTACGGCTCCATCCTGGCCGCCTCCGTGGTGGCCACGGCCGGAACGACGGGGGAGTACCCGCGGCTCGAGGCCGTCGTGCTGCTGGTGGTCACCGGCCTGGTGTTCTGGGCGACCCATGTCTACGTGCAGATCGTCGGGGAACGCATCGTCGGCCAGCGCTGGTCGCTGCGCCAGATCCGCCGGATCGGCACGCACGAGTGGTCCATCGTCGAGGCGGCCACCCTTCCCGCCGCCGCCGTGGCCCTCAGCGCCGTCTTCGGGACGAGCGTGGGCACGGGCCTGTGGATCGCCCTGGGCATCGCCGTGGCCCAGCAGATCATGTGGGCGTGCCTCGGAGCAGTCCGCGCCGGCGCCTCCCGCGGGCTGGTCGTCGCCGAGGGCTTCGTCAACCTGGCCCTCGGCCTGATCATCGTCGCCGCCAAGGTCGTCCTGCACTGAGCACGCGCGAACACCCAGGAACGATCATGAACACTCATGAACACCCCCGAACGCGGACGACTCGTTAGCCTGGAGCGGAGGGGGAGGCTCGGGTGACGGCCCAGAGGAGGCCGGTATGGCCAGCACGGCGGACATGAACTCCGGGGTCGGAGCCGACGGCGGGACCCATGGCGCGCCCGGTGGCCCGTACGGCACGGGCACCCCCCGCTACCTGCCGATCGCCGACCACGGCCTGATCGGCGACCTGCGCAGCGCTGCGCTGGTCGGCACCGACGGCACCATCGACTGGTA includes:
- a CDS encoding YihY/virulence factor BrkB family protein — encoded protein: MGTATKVPETRAMSGDELSADEALASLRRYGGWPLLRDAFIRFRYADGFSHSRALALQTVLALIPLAIAFVGLSSALHTENIGRVAELTIRKIAAGPSADVVDDALRRSRHTAGDGAQVALWFGLAFSLVNVTTAMCQIERGANRIYGNERDRVFHRKYLRGLVMSLSAGIPLGLGFVLMVAGGDLASAVVTVYHVDGGAKTAWDMLRWPFGLLLALISASAVFRRSPRRRQPGYTWLAFGAAVYLVLWTALTWLLSLYLGFSGTFDTVYGPLSAFMSLLLWAYLTSIALFLGLSFAAQLEASRARRPGPVQPDPGV
- a CDS encoding diacylglycerol kinase family protein — protein: MPTAVPDGAAEVTGGRAEAVGSARSFALPRGTGRTTARVAALTAGQAASMVGLGLLITGPARGLWPLTAEDTVNERLEQARTGTLTTLSSIASEAGNTLTVVALTLLACLGLLLIPRLPMWRQAVFLAVAVSLQSLVFLAITESVDRNRPDVDRLDASPPTSSYTSGHTGAATALYAGLAILVLSRVRGPWRRVVAGLLLLLPLLVGAARLYRGMHHPTDVLGGLVNGGLSLLIVGRALLADRSVTARPSGTRSARTVAERPPGTTAVILNPTVTDESERHELRRTLERHGHREPMFLETTADDPGAGQSARAVREGATLVVVCGGDGTVRAVADALAGSGVPLAVVPCGTGNLLARNLGLPLSPVAALEAALSGGPRRLDLGSIEGDGLPATRFAAMAGAGLDAAMMEHTDPRAKAALGWPAYALAGFGTLRTPRMRVTIRLDGSPAFRRTARMVLVANVGTVQGGVTLLPAARPDDGLLDLLVLDPRGPGGWLRAVRTLLRGRAVSRRPSTASTLTAEGDDRHGLPVEFFTFRRAELTFDAPQSRELDGDPVGPGQRLTAEVRPGALTVLLPSREK
- a CDS encoding lamin tail domain-containing protein, with translation MRIRNALAVTAAAVGTLTAIATAPAQATEYSSALKIKGVQYDAPGRDSNNCSSGNTKSEYLTIKNYSSGTTVNLKGYVVKDATGNKFTFTANHYLEPGDYIKLRGGHGTASDAGNVVYRQNCNFIWNNDKDSIYLYKSSGARADVHSYTKSANDRDGNGYISYHG
- a CDS encoding DUF6400 family protein, whose translation is MAPQNPSLPTGPASGLVEFSVDLTAQEVLRQAQVLAALGPDWDPMEVMRQEEAAYALLYSGLDERQQRVYDDLVAAGVLPRRGDGRAAA
- a CDS encoding alpha-amylase translates to MFTSSRLIHPRGLRTALGLSVAIVGLTGAAGAPAAARDAGQGFLAGDAVDATPVPDCVHYYSDWRYTTVVNDCDTTVDVTVQYTDGQGAPCRTLLPRAIATFAGYGPQLNYVTGLSACTPSSV
- a CDS encoding serine/threonine-protein kinase encodes the protein MSGWAVPGYTESRELGSGASGRVALAVHEETGHPVAVKYLSESLRTRPGFVQEFRAEARLLGGLRSDHVAGLYEYVEGPEGAAIVMELVDGVCLRALLGRQAPLDPEAALVLLKGSLLGLADAHRIGVVHRDYKPENVLVRTDGTSKLVDFGIAASDGTTAGIAGTPSYMAPEQWTGAPASPAADVYAATATFFECLTGRKPYTGQNLAELALQHVDGVIPADEVPEPVRSLVQRGLAKAPDQRPAHAEDFVAELEATAGGAYGPDWEERGRRRLAALAALCLLLVPSTPSVPRHATDAARTVLGRAPDWLRAWQPSLRALLVSGAALVAAILLTYGVDRHAPDFGTPRRAAEALATTSAQPAGDSGPTATADPGSPTPSSSPSASASPSPSGSATDATAQPSASASASGSASPSATVAPPTPPATTTSEPTTTSPSPTLTVNVKSVTFGEFRQTGTATAAATATVTTDGTGPVTLTVAWFTGEVSGQAGTQDGAAETYRRSGSTQYTIVLDHTFQGAGCYWGVRAGTQPASADGGAWQQLLTRRCSLR
- a CDS encoding oxidoreductase, encoding MKLTGWPRGERPDRDTSLGILRRAVELGVNHIDTSYYYARDGVSANELIREALHPYPDDLVIVTKVGALVEGADIALPADRMTGLTAGNLRRGIEANLSSLGLDRMDVVNLRMGDVGEAGGASLAEPLEALLALRDEGLIRHLGVSNISADQFAEARKTAPISCVQNLYNLSQRGDDPLVDACAEAGVAYVPFFPVGGFQPVTAEHLEAVAARHRATTPQVALAWLLARSPNILLIPGTGSLAHLEENIAAGALELTAEDLAELG